The Candidatus Bathyarchaeia archaeon DNA segment ATTCCTATAATTCCTACGCCCATTCGCTCAATTTTCTTGATGTTCTCCTTCAGTTTCTCTTCAGCCTCCTCATAACCGGCGGGAAAGAAATCAGAGACAACGACTAAAACTCTGGCTTCTTCAAGTCGCTTTGTTAAAGCTTGGGCTGCAAGCAAGATAGCGTCAGGCAAGTATGTTAAACCGCCATGAGATAAACCGCCAATTCTAGCTCTTACGCGGGTGTCGAATTTTTCAGAAAAATCCTTGATGACGTAAAATTTAGTGTTAAAGGCGTACATGCCCCAAGAGTTTTGATCAAGAATTAGTTGTTTGGCAACTTCAGCTAAGCATAAAGCTATGCCGCGTACTTCGCCTTTAAACATGCTGAGGCTGTGACTGGCATCGATGAGTATTGACCAAGCGTCTTCTCTTGTTTGAAGCTCCTCTCGAGAGAATATATCTGTTCGTTGGCTTTTGCTGGCGATTACTTGTATGGCTTCCTGCAAGTCAACGAAACCACTTTCTTGTCTAAAATCTTCGCCGCCAACGTTTTTCAAAAGCCTTAGCCTATATAATATGCGTCTAACGGGACCGCCTAAGATTTCGCGTCTTCTTTGAAATTCAACATAGTCTTCAGTTGGAAACTCGAAATCTTCAAATTTTGTTTCTTTTCCTATATCAATATAGCCTTTTAAGATTTTTAGCTTGGAATTTTCTCGTTCTAACCAAGCGTTTAAAGCTTGGAGAGGCTCGCTTTCTCTTAAATTTTGCAGCATACTTCTACGTTGCTCTTCGTCTTTGGTTTCTGGAGAGAGTGCTATTAGGGCTTCT contains these protein-coding regions:
- a CDS encoding VWA domain-containing protein, which produces MATFVISAIEDAIITNYLKQSFQHVLPEIAYANTISFLRIKKAEELSNDMSRVMTSALLGYNVGKIKGNLSNGARTDVEAITSILRKIEENPTIDDRIDAATKIYDALTTYGNVFEIPSLLYMESHGTNDLFYEQKIPTEEEIQQVLPEALIALSPETKDEEQRRSMLQNLRESEPLQALNAWLERENSKLKILKGYIDIGKETKFEDFEFPTEDYVEFQRRREILGGPVRRILYRLRLLKNVGGEDFRQESGFVDLQEAIQVIASKSQRTDIFSREELQTREDAWSILIDASHSLSMFKGEVRGIALCLAEVAKQLILDQNSWGMYAFNTKFYVIKDFSEKFDTRVRARIGGLSHGGLTYLPDAILLAAQALTKRLEEARVLVVVSDFFPAGYEEAEEKLKENIKKIERMGVGIIGIGVNSRAVKQYIRNSCVVENPFDLMKKFTKAFMEYSSS